In the Paramisgurnus dabryanus chromosome 5, PD_genome_1.1, whole genome shotgun sequence genome, one interval contains:
- the spata22 gene encoding uncharacterized protein spata22 has product MWRKENQQPSAGSFSMFPVNQRKRSRLPLTSNPSESESFSANYYSEMEASSFYGPPIESGQWDQKIPFTSHQANMRPVASPAMAGHGYAPLPHPKKTTYAWSQTWQQRPPMNHNSVPAAGYQVQGGFPSNSSTSMGQPRWSGGFQNQITRPAMPYRPQQCKPAVINTESPQSRRWNFRSSGQSSSGMMASAKKDISPGQNTSQQQKPQRETSLRVITAVIRGMKHWSQYKDKVPMLFEIFATLDSAVTIGDHGAKKFLMRDEKDTVQCLYFENDQPLATLTRGQVYRCVGNYNRQKDTMTCVSVRAASPTEQRSSQETVQASDAEMRKVVLALNEI; this is encoded by the exons ATGTGGAGAAAGGAAAACCAACAACCAAGTGCAG GCTCTTTCTCCATGTTTCCGGTCAATCAAAGGAAGAGGAGTCGACTGCCCTTGACATCTAATCCCTCGGAGAGTGAAAGTTTTTCTGCCAACTACTACAGTGAGATGGAAGCCTCCTCATTTTATGGTCCACCCA TTGAGAGTGGACAGTGGGACCAGAAAATTCCTTTTACATCACACCAAGCCAACATGAGACCTGTTGCTTCACCTGCTATGGCGGGACATGGATATGCACCATTACCTCATCCAAAAAAAACTACTTATGCATG GTCACAAACATGGCAACAAAGACCCCCAATGAACCATAACTCTGTGCCAGCAGCTGGATATCAGGTTCAGGGTGGTTTTCCAAGCAACAGCTCCACCTCAATGGGCCAGCCCAGGTGGTCCGGTGGCTTCCAGAACCAGATCACCAGGCCAGCGATGCCATACCGTCCCCAGCAGTGTAAGCCTGCAGTAATAAACACTGAAAGCCCACAGAGCAGAAGGTGGAACTTCAGATCTTCTGGACAATCAAGCAGTGGAATGATGGCATCAGCGAAGAAGGACATCTCACCGGGTCAAAACACCTCTCAGCAGCAG AAGCCCCAACGCGAGACATCACTGCGTGTCATCACTGCTGTCATCAGAGGCATGAAGCACTGGAGCCAATACAAAGACAAAGTACCAATGCTGTTTGAGATTTTTG CTACACTCGACTCCGCCGTCACAATAGGAGATCACGGAGCAAAGAAATTCCTCATGAGGGATGAGAAAGATACAGTACAGTGTCTCTACTTTGAAAAT GATCAGCCACTTGCCACACTGACCCGGGGTCAGGTGTATCGCTGCGTTGGGAACTACAACAGGCAAAAGGACACAATGACCTGCGTGTCAGTGCGAGCTGCATCACCAACAGAGCAAAGGAGTTCACAGGAGACTGTACAAGCATCAGATGCAGAGATGAGGAAAGTGGTACTGGCTCTCAATgaaatttga